Proteins from one Setaria italica strain Yugu1 chromosome V, Setaria_italica_v2.0, whole genome shotgun sequence genomic window:
- the LOC101757062 gene encoding protein SYS1 homolog, producing MFYGAIVWDPWLIVSQIVCLQCLYYLALGLSMSLLVGTRVPRLTLLYFFDFATLTPRTPTGWCAIASFLLAAVAGAGFMLYVIERAKKCLDFAATLYIIHLFICIVYGGWPASVTWWVVNIAGLAIMALLGEYLCIRRELKEIPISRLRASV from the exons ATGTTCTACGGCGCGATTGTGTGGGACCCGTGGCTGATCGTGTCGCAGATCGTGTGCCTGCAGTGCCTCTACTACCTGGCCCTCGGCCTCTCCATGTCGCTCCTCGTCGGCACCCGCGTCCCGCGGCTCACCCTCCTCTACTTCTTCGACTTCGCCACCCTCACTCCGCGCACCCCGACCGGGTGGTGCGCCATCGCCTcgttcctcctcgccgccgtcgcagg TGCTGGATTCATGCTTTATGTGATTGAGAGAGCCAAGAAGTGCCTGGACTTTGCAGCGACCCTCTACATAATCCATCTCTTCATTTGTATTGTATATGGTGGTTGGCCAGCTTCAGTTACATGGTGGGTTGTCAATATCGCTGGTTTGGCAATTATGGCTCTCCTTGGTGAATACCTATGCATTCGGCGGGAGTTGAAAGAAATCCCAATATCACGGCTTCGTGCAA GTGTTTAA
- the LOC111257341 gene encoding L10-interacting MYB domain-containing protein-like: MGDKADWGDTFLRHLIDACKEEIEAGNRPMGIFTTTSWKNVVSKFAEKSGDTRTKKQLKNKLDLLKKEYVTFMEFKNCPIGLGWDEAKQSVDCSDEWWDEHLARCNNREKGIKCHHIKFRKQGPKFLDDLHILFGKAHVTGSSASCPGDISSDEASDENVDEVVKPTQKDMTVNLGKRKRKGTSIGVEEKDEKSPFFRLYKSTCLKTENAAERISTSVEASSAPPTNLVPTITETMKMVKECGVQEGTALMHAAASLIVKPEFRELFSSLETAKGRLDLIERELEKEMMKCH; the protein is encoded by the exons ATGGGTGATAAGGCGGATTGGGGTGATACTTTTTTAAGGCATTTGATTGATGCttgcaaagaagagattgaagcaGGGAATAGGCCGATGGGAATTTTCACTACTACCAGTTGGAAGAAcgttgtttccaagtttgcagaAAAATCCGGTGATACGAGAACAAAaaaacaattgaagaacaagttagatctTCTGAAAAAGGAGTATGTCACGtttatggagttcaagaatTGTCCAATTGGTCTTGGATGGGATGAGGCAAAACAAAGTGTTGATTGCTCAGACGAATGGTGGGACGAACACCTTGCT AGATGCAACAATCGTGAGAAAGGAATCAAATGCCACCATATTAAGTTTCGAAAACAAGGACCCAAGTTTCTCGATGACCTGCATATCTTGTTTGGCAAGGCACATGTAACTGGGTCTTCAGCATCCTGTCCTGGAGATATATCATCCGATGAGGCAAGTGATGAGAATGTGGATGAGGTAGTGAAACCTACGCAGAAGGATATGACAGTGAacctaggaaaaaggaaacgCAAGGGTACCTCTATTGGtgttgaagagaaggatgagaagagcccattcTTTCGTTTGTACAAGTCCACTTGTTTGAAGACAGAAAATGCTGCAGAGAggatctccacaagtgttgaagcatcatcagctcctccaactaacctagttcctaccattacagagactatgaagatggtgaaagaatGTGGGGTGCAAGAAGGAACTGCTCTAATGCACGCAGCCGCTTCCCTAATTGTTAAACCTGAATTTAGGGAGCTCTTTAGCTCTCTAGAAACAGCTAAAGGCAGACTGGATTTGATTGAGAGGGAGCTAgaaaaggagatgatgaagTGCCACTGA